In one Pseudomonas sp. 31-12 genomic region, the following are encoded:
- a CDS encoding site-specific integrase encodes MATNTADKSVNDQKLKGMLPDSKLTESLPGRSRGSLLFKRSQSGAISAYFRYRLNAKDTMISLGQYRLSARAPGLALSELRDKAAEMALIASEHGDVKVYLAIKAAAEKTQRQAVVLAQQLATRQGSFEELLNAYVKDLTARGKVKAKEVERLFQTHVIQHHPDLMAHPAKSISGEDIHLVMSALLARKPKGRGIGNKAKTANTDMRSTAASVHRYLKAAFSYGGKAHLSLDRDVSDSKVFDIGVNPATKVPTLANTRGGQTESLTPEEFGELLRHLDTLPPREMAICKGLIYLGGQRMEQLLRVTWEDTSDDLLHLTDGKGQKTQAWDHLLPLTARIKQILTPLFESKIGPGPFCIGRRCIRPDTAGKRFSDAGKALSGSGKTRYFSYANVRVSAETLMAALGITKEIRSWLLSHGRNDVQSIHYDRYSYLPEKKAALELWGRYLDCLYAEKEWDQGKVILLSRKRPQEITKADAVIRLDQQEP; translated from the coding sequence TTGGCCACGAACACTGCCGACAAAAGCGTAAACGATCAGAAACTCAAGGGCATGCTGCCAGATTCCAAGCTGACGGAAAGTTTGCCTGGCCGTTCCCGAGGTAGCCTTTTGTTCAAGCGCAGCCAAAGTGGCGCGATCAGCGCCTACTTCCGCTATCGACTCAACGCAAAGGACACGATGATCTCTCTGGGTCAATATCGCTTGAGCGCCAGAGCGCCGGGACTGGCGCTGTCTGAGCTACGCGACAAAGCGGCAGAGATGGCATTGATTGCTTCCGAGCACGGCGACGTAAAGGTGTACCTGGCGATCAAAGCCGCCGCAGAGAAAACACAACGACAAGCTGTAGTGCTCGCGCAGCAGCTTGCGACCCGACAAGGTAGCTTCGAAGAACTACTAAATGCATATGTCAAAGATCTGACCGCTCGCGGCAAGGTTAAGGCAAAAGAAGTCGAGCGCCTATTTCAGACACACGTGATTCAGCACCACCCAGATCTGATGGCGCATCCAGCAAAGTCCATCAGCGGCGAAGACATTCATTTAGTGATGAGCGCGCTGCTCGCTCGCAAGCCAAAAGGTCGTGGTATCGGGAACAAAGCGAAAACGGCAAATACTGACATGCGATCAACAGCTGCCAGCGTCCACCGATATCTAAAGGCTGCATTCAGCTATGGCGGCAAGGCACACCTTTCCTTGGATCGAGATGTAAGTGATTCGAAAGTTTTCGACATCGGGGTCAATCCAGCTACCAAGGTCCCTACCCTTGCTAATACACGCGGCGGTCAGACTGAATCCCTGACGCCAGAAGAGTTTGGTGAGCTTTTACGTCACTTGGATACCCTGCCTCCCCGAGAGATGGCGATCTGCAAAGGTTTAATCTACCTGGGCGGCCAACGAATGGAGCAACTGCTCCGTGTGACCTGGGAGGATACGTCCGATGACCTTCTGCACCTTACCGACGGAAAAGGTCAAAAGACTCAAGCATGGGATCACCTGCTACCCCTGACCGCCAGGATTAAACAAATCCTGACGCCTTTGTTTGAGAGCAAGATTGGGCCTGGCCCGTTTTGTATTGGCCGGCGCTGTATTCGTCCGGATACAGCGGGCAAGCGATTCAGTGATGCTGGAAAAGCTTTGAGTGGCTCCGGTAAAACGCGATATTTCAGTTACGCGAACGTCCGGGTAAGTGCTGAAACGCTGATGGCTGCACTTGGAATTACAAAGGAAATCCGTAGCTGGCTGTTATCTCACGGACGCAACGATGTGCAATCGATTCACTACGATCGATACAGCTATCTACCAGAGAAAAAGGCTGCTCTGGAGTTATGGGGTAGATACCTAGACTGTTTGTATGCGGAGAAAGAGTGGGATCAAGGCAAGGTTATTTTGCTCAGCCGAAAGCGGCCTCAGGAGATCACAAAAGCTGACGCCGTGATTCGACTTGACCAACAGGAGCCGTAG
- a CDS encoding sensor histidine kinase KdpD, whose protein sequence is MSQDNTTLDFSTVIASTVHDMKNSLAMLMQAHSQWLARLPDPERHSPEQGVIEYEFAHLNGMLVQLLGLYKLGVNQLPLQPAYHDLDDFLEAQLACHQEVFASRGIVATYEVDPLSPLGFFDRELVASVLANTITNALRYARQALLISVGDEAGEWVLTINDDGDGYPAEMIELQADYVQGINYSSSSTGLGLYFAGRIAALHQRNGVGGRTRISNGGPLGGGVFSLYLP, encoded by the coding sequence ATGAGCCAAGACAACACGACACTGGATTTCTCGACGGTGATTGCCTCCACCGTGCACGACATGAAGAACTCGCTGGCCATGCTGATGCAGGCCCACAGCCAATGGCTGGCCCGCCTGCCGGACCCCGAACGGCACAGCCCGGAGCAGGGCGTCATCGAGTACGAGTTCGCTCACCTCAACGGCATGTTGGTGCAGTTGTTGGGGCTGTACAAGTTGGGCGTCAATCAGCTGCCGTTGCAGCCGGCCTACCATGATCTGGATGACTTCCTTGAAGCGCAGCTGGCCTGTCATCAGGAAGTGTTCGCGAGTCGCGGCATTGTCGCGACCTATGAAGTTGACCCGCTGAGCCCGCTGGGCTTCTTTGACCGGGAGCTGGTGGCCTCGGTGCTGGCCAACACCATCACCAACGCCCTTCGTTACGCGCGTCAGGCGCTGTTGATCAGCGTCGGCGACGAGGCTGGTGAATGGGTGCTGACCATCAACGACGATGGCGACGGTTACCCGGCCGAGATGATCGAGCTTCAGGCCGACTATGTGCAGGGCATCAACTACAGCAGTAGCAGCACCGGCCTGGGCCTGTACTTCGCCGGACGAATCGCCGCGCTGCACCAGCGCAATGGCGTGGGCGGGCGCACCCGAATCAGCAACGGCGGCCCGTTGGGCGGCGGTGTGTTCAGTCTCTATCTGCCCTGA
- a CDS encoding CheR family methyltransferase, with product MTTTPPTSTNPERKALSPSTLDFPVVGIGASAGGLQAIKLFFENMPHDNGMAFVIILHLSPDHQSIADKIIQESTRMPVLQVTETVAIEKNHVYVISPAQRLTMNDGMLEVSSNDPREGRHASIDLFFRDLAEVHRERAFCLVLSGSGSDGAVGLSRIKEHGGITVAQTPEDAEFDGMPRAAIETGNVDLVLPVVEMPQKLLELWQNSQEISLPTANDPELQTFASVSERDAILAEQMLHDILIQLRTGTGHDFKHYKRATVLRRIERRMQVTAQPDLGAYFRYLQNNPEETKSLLGDMLIGVTNFFRDREAFEALERDVLPQLVSAAVSAQPEKEEIRVWSAGCSTGEEAYSLAMLLNDQLQLDASKASLQLFATDIDERAISIGRAGLYPQAIVTDVPPTRLRHYFVKEDDHYRIRKEIREKVLFAKHSLLSDPPFSQIDLIVCRNLLIYLDREVQREILQMFHFALRPGGFLFLGSSESADACHELFAPVDKRNRIFRAKTGTANSRRTPTMPRGGYVRTNISREAPQSAVQRKLSFADIHQRALECAAPPSMIVDANADILHMSESAGRFLRHVGGELSRNLLTLILPELRLEIRTTLFQVQQSGLVVKSRAVPISRDNRRYKVDLMAQPYKDEESDGEFVLVIFEEAEVDPSEQAATTLLQTESRVLSNLERELQRTKLHLQDTIEQSEVSSEELKASNEEMQAINEELRSATEELETSKEELQAINEELLTVNYELKTKVEETDKINDYLTNLIASTDIATVFVDRNMRIKWFTPRATDIFSMLPVDTGRSLLDITHRLHYDDLAGDAALVFESLNMIEREVSSTDNRWYIARLLPYRSSEDHIDGTVLTFIDITKRRAAEEELRLGEERMRLVAESTRDYAIITLDEKGVITSWNKGAELIFGHSKTEAEGAYYDFIFSPEDRAAGVPENELLAVRTHGRNDDERWHMRKDGSRFFCSGEVTLLSGDNLQGYVKIARDLTGHKRQHEAQSQELAETRNTNYLKDEFFAVMSHELKHPLNLIQLNAELLRRLPVTKSLAPAAKAVNTICDAVNSQARIIDDLLDVARVRTGKLKLQPVAVDLVSVLRDIHTVVLNEQHETTVELIVPSQPLMVRADPTRLEQIIWNLVNNALKFTPPTGHVQLIASQAGNKVRLDVKDDGAGISAENLEHVFDLFGQAEKQHATHNREGLGIGLSLVRQLTEAQRGTVEVTSPGLGAGCTFSVYLPLAKTNGEAQAATPVEEAAGRLSGLTILLVDDSADVLETLKMLLEMEDAQVIAFDRPVAALDAAKSTHFDLIISDLGMPVMNGHELMSALRQLPLLKDVPAIALTGYGANSDIQKSRQSGFDQHIGKPVSYDNLIETIEALRRSSSLPIGK from the coding sequence ATGACCACCACTCCTCCAACCTCCACCAATCCAGAGCGAAAGGCCCTGAGCCCCAGCACACTGGACTTCCCGGTGGTCGGCATTGGTGCGTCGGCGGGTGGTCTACAAGCCATCAAGCTGTTTTTCGAGAACATGCCCCACGACAACGGCATGGCCTTCGTGATCATTCTTCACCTGTCGCCTGACCACCAGAGCATCGCGGACAAAATCATCCAGGAGTCGACCCGGATGCCGGTGCTGCAGGTCACCGAAACAGTCGCCATCGAGAAAAACCATGTCTACGTCATCTCACCCGCTCAGCGGCTGACCATGAATGACGGCATGCTTGAAGTCAGCAGCAACGACCCGCGCGAAGGGCGCCACGCCTCGATCGATCTGTTCTTCCGCGATCTGGCCGAAGTCCATCGCGAGCGCGCATTCTGCCTGGTGCTGTCGGGCAGCGGTTCAGATGGCGCAGTCGGTTTGTCACGGATCAAGGAGCACGGCGGCATCACCGTGGCCCAGACGCCGGAAGATGCCGAGTTTGACGGCATGCCCCGCGCCGCCATCGAGACCGGCAATGTCGACTTGGTGTTGCCGGTGGTGGAAATGCCGCAAAAGCTGCTGGAGCTGTGGCAAAACTCCCAGGAAATCAGCTTGCCTACCGCCAACGACCCGGAACTGCAAACCTTCGCCTCCGTGTCCGAGCGTGATGCGATACTCGCCGAACAGATGCTCCACGACATTCTGATCCAGTTGCGTACCGGCACCGGCCATGACTTCAAGCACTACAAACGCGCGACCGTGTTGCGGCGGATCGAGCGCCGGATGCAGGTCACCGCGCAACCCGACCTGGGCGCCTATTTCCGCTACCTGCAAAACAATCCCGAAGAAACCAAGTCCCTGCTGGGCGACATGTTGATTGGCGTGACCAACTTCTTCCGCGATCGCGAGGCGTTCGAAGCCCTGGAACGTGACGTGCTGCCGCAACTGGTCAGTGCCGCCGTGTCGGCGCAACCCGAAAAAGAAGAAATCCGCGTCTGGTCCGCCGGCTGCTCCACGGGCGAGGAAGCCTACAGCCTGGCGATGCTGCTCAACGATCAACTGCAACTGGACGCCAGCAAGGCCTCGCTGCAACTGTTCGCCACCGATATCGACGAGCGTGCGATCAGCATCGGCCGAGCCGGCCTGTACCCGCAAGCGATCGTCACCGATGTGCCGCCGACGCGCCTGCGGCATTATTTCGTCAAGGAAGACGACCATTACCGGATTCGCAAGGAGATCCGCGAAAAGGTCTTGTTTGCCAAGCACAGCCTGTTGTCCGACCCGCCCTTCTCGCAGATCGACCTGATCGTCTGCCGCAATCTGCTGATCTATCTGGATCGCGAAGTACAGCGTGAAATCCTGCAGATGTTCCACTTTGCACTGCGCCCAGGCGGTTTCCTGTTCCTGGGCTCTTCCGAGAGCGCGGACGCTTGCCACGAACTGTTCGCCCCGGTGGACAAACGCAACCGCATCTTCCGCGCCAAGACCGGCACCGCCAACAGCCGACGCACCCCGACCATGCCCCGTGGCGGTTACGTGCGTACCAATATTTCCCGTGAGGCACCGCAAAGCGCGGTGCAGCGCAAATTGTCCTTCGCCGACATTCATCAGCGCGCCCTCGAATGCGCCGCGCCACCTAGCATGATTGTCGACGCCAACGCCGACATCCTGCACATGAGCGAAAGTGCCGGGCGCTTCCTGCGCCACGTGGGCGGTGAATTGTCGCGCAACCTGCTGACGCTGATCCTTCCCGAGTTGCGTCTGGAGATTCGCACGACGCTGTTTCAGGTCCAGCAGAGCGGTTTGGTTGTGAAATCCCGCGCGGTGCCGATCAGCCGTGACAACCGGCGCTACAAGGTCGACCTGATGGCGCAACCTTATAAGGACGAAGAGTCGGACGGCGAGTTTGTCCTGGTGATTTTCGAAGAGGCCGAAGTTGATCCTTCGGAACAGGCCGCCACCACCCTGCTGCAAACTGAAAGCCGGGTGCTGTCCAACCTTGAACGCGAACTGCAACGCACCAAACTGCATTTGCAGGACACCATTGAACAATCGGAAGTCTCCAGCGAAGAGCTCAAGGCTTCTAACGAAGAAATGCAGGCGATCAACGAAGAACTACGCTCGGCCACCGAAGAACTGGAAACCAGCAAGGAAGAACTGCAGGCGATCAACGAAGAGCTGCTGACGGTCAACTACGAGCTGAAAACCAAAGTCGAAGAAACCGACAAGATCAACGACTACCTGACCAACCTGATCGCCTCGACCGACATTGCCACGGTGTTCGTCGACCGAAACATGCGGATCAAATGGTTCACGCCGCGCGCCACGGACATCTTCAGCATGTTGCCGGTGGATACCGGCCGCTCGCTGCTCGACATCACCCATCGCCTGCACTACGACGATCTGGCGGGCGACGCGGCATTGGTCTTTGAATCATTGAACATGATCGAGCGCGAGGTCAGCAGCACCGACAACCGCTGGTACATCGCCCGCCTGCTGCCCTACCGCTCCAGCGAAGACCATATCGACGGCACGGTGCTGACCTTCATCGACATCACCAAACGCCGCGCCGCCGAAGAAGAACTGCGCCTGGGCGAAGAACGCATGCGCCTGGTGGCTGAAAGCACCCGTGATTACGCGATCATCACTCTTGATGAGAAAGGGGTGATCACCAGCTGGAACAAAGGCGCCGAGCTGATCTTCGGCCACAGCAAGACCGAAGCCGAAGGCGCTTACTACGATTTCATTTTCTCGCCGGAAGATCGCGCCGCCGGTGTGCCTGAAAACGAACTGCTGGCCGTGCGCACCCACGGCCGCAACGATGACGAGCGCTGGCACATGCGCAAGGATGGCAGCCGGTTCTTTTGCAGTGGCGAGGTGACCCTGCTCAGCGGCGACAACCTGCAAGGCTACGTGAAGATCGCCCGGGACCTGACCGGACACAAACGTCAGCATGAAGCGCAGAGCCAGGAGCTGGCCGAAACCCGCAACACCAATTACCTCAAGGATGAGTTCTTCGCGGTCATGTCCCACGAGCTCAAGCATCCGCTGAACCTGATCCAGCTCAACGCGGAATTGCTGCGACGCCTGCCGGTGACCAAATCCCTGGCGCCCGCCGCCAAGGCCGTGAACACGATCTGCGATGCGGTCAACAGCCAGGCGCGGATCATCGATGACCTGCTGGATGTCGCCCGGGTCCGTACCGGCAAGCTCAAGCTGCAACCGGTAGCCGTCGACCTGGTCAGCGTGCTGCGGGACATCCACACCGTGGTCCTCAACGAGCAGCACGAAACCACGGTCGAGTTGATCGTGCCTTCGCAGCCCTTGATGGTCCGTGCCGACCCGACGCGCCTGGAACAGATCATCTGGAACCTGGTGAACAACGCACTGAAATTTACCCCGCCCACCGGGCACGTGCAGTTGATCGCCAGCCAGGCCGGGAACAAGGTGCGCCTTGACGTCAAAGACGACGGCGCCGGCATCTCTGCCGAGAATCTTGAGCACGTGTTCGACCTGTTTGGGCAGGCCGAAAAGCAACATGCCACGCACAATCGTGAAGGGCTGGGGATTGGCCTTTCGCTGGTTCGTCAATTGACCGAGGCACAACGAGGCACGGTTGAGGTGACCTCACCCGGATTGGGTGCCGGTTGTACGTTCAGCGTCTATTTGCCGCTGGCCAAAACCAATGGTGAAGCTCAAGCCGCCACCCCTGTTGAAGAAGCGGCCGGAAGGTTGAGCGGTTTGACCATCCTGCTGGTCGACGACTCGGCCGACGTGCTGGAAACCTTGAAAATGCTGCTGGAAATGGAAGACGCGCAAGTGATTGCCTTCGACCGCCCGGTAGCCGCTCTGGACGCAGCAAAAAGCACGCACTTCGACCTGATCATTTCGGACCTGGGCATGCCGGTCATGAACGGTCACGAGCTGATGAGCGCATTACGCCAGTTGCCGTTGCTCAAGGATGTGCCGGCCATTGCGCTGACGGGCTACGGTGCCAACAGTGACATTCAGAAATCCCGGCAATCGGGCTTTGACCAGCACATTGGCAAACCGGTGTCTTACGATAACCTGATTGAAACCATCGAGGCGTTGCGACGCTCTTCGAGCTTACCGATCGGCAAATGA
- a CDS encoding MFS transporter: MRQIWKPFRALYFASLMMLIGSGLLSTYLGLRLAADNVDSLWVGALMAANYFGLVLGGKIGHRLIARVGHIRAYSACAGIVGAAVLGHGLVDWLPAWIFLRVIVGLGMMCQYMVIESWLNEQAEASQRGAVFSGYMIASYLGLVLGQLILVMHPALGLELLMLVALCFALCLVPVALTRRIHPAPLHPAPMEPRFFIKRVPQSLSTVLGAGLIIGSFYGLAPLYASQQGLSTEQVGLFMGSCIFAGLLVQWPLGWLSDRYDRALLIRCFAVVLALTALPLAIMQQVPLEVLFVAGFFCSLVMFCLYPLAVAFSNDHVEGDRRVSLTAMLLVTYGVGASIGPLVAGVLMKLFGSHMLYAFFSFFALVLVWRIRPKAVTNLHQVEDAPLHHVAMPDSMSSSPLVACLDPRVDEQVVQDQMQNPINPEPEPEPDPETDPPPEDPDAGREQSFTEARP; the protein is encoded by the coding sequence ATGCGCCAAATCTGGAAACCTTTTCGAGCGCTTTATTTTGCCTCGCTGATGATGTTGATCGGCTCAGGCTTGCTGAGTACGTATCTGGGCTTGCGCCTGGCGGCGGATAACGTCGACAGCCTGTGGGTCGGTGCGTTGATGGCGGCCAACTATTTCGGCCTGGTGCTGGGCGGCAAGATCGGTCACCGACTGATCGCCCGGGTCGGGCATATTCGCGCCTATTCGGCCTGCGCCGGGATTGTCGGCGCGGCGGTGTTGGGCCACGGCCTGGTCGACTGGCTGCCGGCCTGGATTTTCCTGCGGGTGATCGTCGGCCTCGGCATGATGTGCCAGTACATGGTCATCGAAAGCTGGCTCAATGAGCAGGCCGAAGCGTCGCAGCGCGGTGCGGTGTTCAGCGGCTACATGATCGCCTCGTATCTGGGGTTGGTACTTGGTCAGTTGATTCTGGTCATGCACCCGGCCCTGGGCCTGGAACTGCTGATGCTGGTCGCGTTGTGCTTCGCGCTGTGCCTGGTGCCGGTGGCACTGACCCGGCGGATTCACCCGGCGCCCTTGCATCCGGCGCCGATGGAACCGCGGTTCTTCATCAAACGGGTGCCGCAGTCGTTGAGCACGGTGCTGGGGGCGGGGCTGATCATTGGCTCCTTCTACGGTCTGGCGCCGCTGTATGCCTCGCAACAAGGGTTATCCACCGAGCAGGTCGGTCTGTTCATGGGTAGCTGCATTTTCGCCGGGCTGCTGGTGCAGTGGCCGTTGGGCTGGCTGTCCGACCGTTATGACCGGGCGTTGTTGATCCGCTGCTTTGCGGTGGTCCTGGCCCTGACCGCGTTGCCGCTGGCCATCATGCAGCAGGTGCCGCTGGAGGTTCTGTTTGTCGCCGGGTTCTTCTGTTCGCTGGTGATGTTCTGCCTGTATCCGCTGGCCGTGGCGTTTTCCAATGACCACGTCGAAGGTGATCGCCGCGTGTCCCTGACCGCGATGTTGCTGGTGACCTACGGCGTTGGCGCCAGTATCGGGCCGTTGGTGGCCGGGGTCCTGATGAAGCTGTTCGGCAGCCACATGTTGTATGCCTTCTTCAGTTTCTTCGCGTTGGTGCTGGTGTGGCGGATTCGCCCGAAAGCGGTCACCAACCTGCACCAGGTCGAAGATGCGCCGCTGCATCACGTGGCCATGCCGGACAGCATGTCGAGTTCGCCGCTGGTGGCGTGCCTTGACCCACGGGTCGATGAGCAAGTCGTACAGGACCAGATGCAAAACCCGATCAACCCTGAGCCGGAACCCGAGCCGGATCCCGAAACCGATCCACCACCCGAAGACCCGGACGCGGGTCGCGAGCAAAGCTTCACCGAAGCCAGGCCTTAA
- a CDS encoding glutamine synthetase family protein, producing MTAEGFVEGRRLQMARGVLLQCIMGGYPPARFYGSDDGDLALVPDPAHIHRLPWSQQPRALAICDADELTGESSKLSTRGQLKAVIARYAALGLAPVVATELEFFVFAPNPDPTQPFQPPLGLDGRREEGHSAFSVSSNNGLRPFFSEVYACMAALGLPRDTFMHEMGVSQFEINLLHGDPLLLADQTFLFKHLLKEVALKHGLTVVCMAKPLAHTPGSSMHIHQSIVEIGSGRNVFSDEAGEPTATFRHFIGGQQSGMADFTALFAPNVNSYQRLCHPFASPNNACWSHDNRAAGLRIPASSPAARRVENRLPGADANPYLAIAASLAAGLYGIENQLEPSEAIQGEFEVPDNLSLPCTLHAALERLKRSQLAKELFGKEFIEGYVASKTMELTSFFDEITPWERRVLAAQA from the coding sequence ATGACCGCCGAGGGGTTTGTCGAAGGACGTCGTTTGCAGATGGCGCGGGGTGTGCTGCTGCAATGCATCATGGGCGGATACCCGCCTGCACGTTTTTACGGCAGTGATGATGGCGACCTGGCGCTGGTGCCGGACCCGGCGCACATCCACCGCTTGCCCTGGAGTCAGCAACCTCGGGCATTGGCCATTTGTGACGCTGATGAACTGACAGGCGAAAGCTCGAAGCTGTCGACCCGTGGCCAACTCAAAGCGGTCATCGCCCGCTATGCGGCCCTCGGTCTGGCGCCAGTGGTGGCGACCGAGCTGGAATTCTTCGTGTTCGCGCCCAATCCCGACCCGACGCAACCGTTCCAGCCGCCGCTGGGACTGGACGGTCGACGCGAGGAAGGTCATTCGGCGTTCAGTGTCAGTTCCAATAATGGCTTGCGGCCGTTCTTCAGTGAGGTCTACGCCTGCATGGCGGCTCTCGGCTTGCCCCGTGACACCTTCATGCACGAGATGGGCGTCAGTCAGTTCGAGATCAACTTGCTGCACGGCGATCCTTTGTTGCTGGCCGATCAGACATTCCTGTTCAAGCATCTGCTCAAGGAAGTCGCGCTCAAGCACGGTTTGACCGTGGTGTGCATGGCCAAGCCGCTGGCGCACACGCCGGGCAGTTCGATGCACATTCACCAGAGCATCGTCGAGATCGGCAGCGGGCGTAACGTGTTCAGCGACGAGGCCGGCGAGCCGACGGCGACCTTCCGTCATTTCATCGGTGGCCAGCAGTCCGGCATGGCGGATTTCACCGCGCTGTTTGCGCCGAACGTGAACTCCTATCAGCGCTTGTGCCATCCGTTTGCCTCGCCGAACAACGCCTGCTGGTCCCATGACAATCGTGCCGCCGGATTGCGCATTCCCGCCAGTTCGCCGGCCGCTCGTCGGGTCGAGAACCGCTTGCCGGGGGCCGATGCCAATCCGTACCTGGCGATCGCTGCCAGCCTGGCCGCCGGTTTGTATGGCATCGAAAACCAACTGGAGCCGAGCGAGGCGATCCAGGGCGAATTCGAGGTGCCGGATAATCTTTCGTTGCCGTGTACCTTGCATGCCGCTCTTGAGCGTCTGAAACGTAGCCAATTGGCGAAGGAACTGTTTGGCAAGGAGTTCATCGAAGGCTACGTCGCTTCGAAGACCATGGAATTGACCAGCTTCTTTGATGAAATTACTCCCTGGGAGCGCCGTGTCCTGGCGGCCCAGGCCTGA
- a CDS encoding tetratricopeptide repeat-containing response regulator has product MLSYHQKSFLIVDDFSDFRSSIRSMLRELGVKDVDTADTGEQALRMCSQKAYDFILQDFHLGDGKKNGQQVLEDLMIEKLISHESVFVMVTAETSQAMVLSALEHEPDAYLTKPFNRSGLAQRLERLEQRKNLLKPILQALDRGKPLEVLNACIELCKKDIRYSPLCLRYRADALRDLNQNEALERLYDSIIADRPLPWAFAGLGKLLFKRGQVSQAKGVYEKALKVFPMMPALYDGMADVLVVEGDTKGAQKVLEEAIRLSPLAVRRQALLGKLAMTNEDFDTASKAYRQAVSQGAQSRFKDAESNLGLAHALISKGSEKGLDTRTRLEINTTLSLVAKENPSDPGLQIRARLMKATSLLLNDAETAEKLTEQAMMRLDGMEQFMSAEAALLVAKQLQMLGQASAGASMLKNCAEIYGDDPVVMQGIAKLTDDPTILSQSNAASELNRQGVQVYKTGNLAEARAVFRKALHMQPKNISIALNMAQSLLHGTDTSVPSAELDECRSCLKLVGMMPDTDARYPRYQKLKIKAFSG; this is encoded by the coding sequence ATGCTGTCGTATCACCAAAAGAGTTTTCTGATCGTCGATGATTTCTCGGATTTCCGCAGTTCCATCAGGTCCATGCTGCGTGAACTGGGGGTCAAGGACGTCGACACCGCGGACACCGGGGAGCAGGCGCTGCGCATGTGTTCGCAGAAGGCCTACGATTTTATCCTGCAGGATTTCCACCTGGGCGACGGCAAGAAGAACGGCCAGCAAGTCCTTGAAGACTTGATGATCGAGAAGCTGATCAGCCATGAAAGTGTGTTTGTCATGGTCACCGCCGAAACCAGTCAGGCCATGGTCCTCAGCGCACTGGAACACGAGCCCGATGCGTACCTGACCAAGCCGTTCAACCGTTCCGGCCTGGCCCAGCGCCTGGAACGCCTGGAACAACGCAAGAATCTGCTCAAGCCGATCCTGCAAGCGCTCGATCGTGGCAAACCGCTCGAAGTGCTCAATGCCTGCATCGAGCTGTGCAAGAAGGACATCCGTTATTCGCCGCTGTGCCTGCGTTACCGCGCGGACGCCTTGCGCGACCTGAATCAGAACGAAGCGCTGGAACGCCTCTACGACAGCATCATTGCCGATCGTCCCTTGCCGTGGGCGTTTGCCGGGCTGGGCAAGTTGCTGTTCAAGCGCGGCCAGGTCAGTCAGGCCAAGGGCGTCTACGAAAAAGCCCTGAAAGTGTTTCCGATGATGCCAGCGCTGTATGACGGCATGGCCGACGTGCTGGTGGTCGAAGGCGATACCAAGGGCGCACAGAAAGTCTTGGAAGAGGCGATTCGCCTGTCGCCGCTGGCCGTGCGCCGGCAAGCGTTGCTGGGCAAACTGGCGATGACCAACGAGGATTTCGACACGGCCTCCAAGGCTTATCGCCAGGCCGTGTCCCAAGGCGCGCAGTCACGTTTCAAGGATGCCGAAAGCAACCTGGGCCTGGCCCACGCCTTGATCAGCAAAGGCAGCGAAAAAGGCCTGGACACCCGCACCCGTCTGGAAATCAACACGACCCTCAGTCTGGTGGCCAAGGAGAATCCTTCCGACCCTGGCTTGCAGATTCGTGCGCGCCTGATGAAAGCCACCAGCCTGTTGCTCAACGACGCCGAAACCGCCGAGAAGCTCACCGAGCAGGCGATGATGCGCCTCGATGGCATGGAGCAGTTCATGAGCGCCGAAGCGGCGTTGCTGGTGGCCAAGCAGCTGCAAATGCTTGGTCAGGCGAGCGCCGGCGCGTCGATGCTGAAAAACTGCGCGGAAATCTACGGTGACGACCCGGTGGTGATGCAAGGCATCGCCAAACTGACCGATGACCCGACGATCCTCAGCCAGAGCAACGCGGCCTCCGAACTCAACCGTCAAGGCGTGCAGGTGTACAAGACCGGCAACCTGGCGGAAGCCCGGGCGGTGTTTCGCAAGGCCCTGCACATGCAACCGAAGAACATCAGTATTGCGCTGAACATGGCGCAGTCGCTGCTGCACGGCACGGACACCAGCGTACCGTCGGCCGAGCTGGATGAATGTCGGAGCTGCCTGAAACTGGTCGGCATGATGCCCGACACCGACGCGCGTTATCCGCGCTACCAGAAACTGAAAATCAAGGCGTTCAGCGGATGA